In a single window of the Streptomyces sp. HUAS ZL42 genome:
- the hppD gene encoding 4-hydroxyphenylpyruvate dioxygenase, with protein sequence MKNALQHMEIDYVEFYVEDIERSLAWLVEGYGFAVRAKSGPAGGATRSVNVGQGGIDLLLTESSEDHPARDYAEQHGDGVGDIGIRVPDAAGAFAEAVRRGVRPVTAPVTQGAVTTAAVAGFGDVTHTFIQRPDGSTVADVRGLVAVPGHGSVPGSGLLKVDHFAVCVEPGRLDETVEYYRRTLDFDLTLTERIVTGDQGMIIKVVQSKSRAVTFTLIEADTRMAIGQIDRFLKEHDGPGVQHLAFSTADILTTVRRLANRGIELLTTPAAYYSALADRVKQLRHPVDELRDLNVLVDEDHDGQLYQIFAKSVHPRNTIFLEIIERVGATSFGSSNIRHLYDSVKAQQETSL encoded by the coding sequence GTGAAGAACGCTCTTCAGCATATGGAGATCGACTATGTCGAGTTCTATGTGGAAGATATCGAACGAAGTCTCGCCTGGCTTGTTGAAGGTTACGGTTTCGCCGTGCGCGCGAAGTCGGGCCCGGCAGGCGGAGCGACACGGTCGGTCAACGTCGGGCAAGGCGGCATCGATCTGCTGCTCACCGAGTCGAGCGAGGACCACCCCGCTCGCGACTACGCAGAGCAGCACGGGGACGGTGTCGGTGACATCGGCATCCGGGTGCCGGACGCCGCCGGGGCGTTCGCCGAGGCCGTGCGGCGCGGCGTGCGGCCGGTCACGGCGCCGGTCACCCAGGGAGCGGTGACCACCGCGGCGGTCGCCGGCTTCGGCGACGTGACGCACACGTTCATCCAGCGACCGGACGGATCGACAGTAGCCGACGTGCGCGGCCTCGTCGCGGTGCCGGGCCACGGCTCCGTCCCGGGGAGCGGGCTGCTCAAGGTGGACCACTTCGCGGTCTGCGTCGAACCGGGCCGGCTCGACGAGACCGTCGAGTACTACCGGCGGACGCTGGATTTCGACCTCACCCTCACCGAGCGGATCGTCACCGGTGACCAGGGGATGATCATCAAGGTGGTCCAGAGCAAGTCGCGTGCTGTCACGTTCACTCTCATCGAGGCGGACACGCGTATGGCAATAGGCCAGATCGACAGGTTCCTCAAAGAACACGACGGTCCAGGCGTGCAGCACCTGGCCTTCAGCACCGCGGACATCCTCACCACCGTGCGGCGGCTCGCCAATCGCGGCATCGAGTTGCTGACCACCCCGGCTGCGTATTACTCCGCGCTCGCCGACCGGGTCAAGCAGCTTAGGCATCCCGTCGATGAGCTGCGTGATCTGAACGTCCTGGTGGACGAGGACCACGACGGCCAGCTGTACCAGATCTTCGCCAAGTCCGTACACCCGAGGAACACCATCTTCCTGGAGATCATCGAGCGGGTCGGTGCGACCTCGTTCGGCAGCTCGAACATCAGGCACCTTTATGACAGCGTCAAGGCGCAGCAAGAAACGTCGCTCTAG
- a CDS encoding FAD-binding oxidoreductase, producing MDATVEELLAVLPADRVLTDPDLLAAHRRDEADLCAAGTPLAVVRPRDTAEVAATVRVAAGHGVPVVPQGARTGLAGAANAVDGAVVVSLTELNQVLEIDPAERIAVVQPGVVNADLSGAAAEHGLAYPPDPGSWESSTIGGNVSTDAGGMCCVKYGVTGEYVLGLEVVLADGEILRCGRRTVKGVAGYDLTRLFVGAEGTLGIITEITVRLRPAAEEARTLVALYPTVAAACGAVAAVTAAGHVPSMLELLDRVHLGAIEAYRPMGLPGTAAAMLLIATDTGDRAGAELAAIADCCQAAGASELYVAEDAEQAQALTAARRLAHPAMERLATQAFPSGRGGLVVDDVAVPRTRIAEFVTGVEEISARHGILVAVVGHAGDGNLHPVIVVDRADPSSMDRGRRVFDDIMQLGLALGGTCTGEHGVGMLKRDWLARELGPVGMRVHRALKAALDPSGILNPGKVIAPGWPQAGRRRPSSRLRASNKTDVARTVIP from the coding sequence ATGGATGCCACAGTCGAAGAGCTACTGGCGGTGCTGCCCGCCGATCGCGTGCTCACCGACCCGGATCTGCTGGCCGCTCACCGCCGCGACGAGGCTGACCTGTGCGCCGCGGGCACGCCGCTGGCCGTGGTGCGCCCGCGGGACACCGCCGAAGTCGCCGCGACCGTACGGGTAGCCGCCGGACACGGTGTGCCGGTCGTCCCGCAGGGTGCGCGCACAGGGCTGGCCGGTGCAGCCAACGCGGTCGACGGTGCCGTGGTGGTGTCGCTGACCGAGTTGAACCAGGTCCTGGAGATCGACCCGGCGGAGCGGATCGCGGTCGTGCAACCGGGCGTCGTCAACGCCGACCTGAGCGGCGCCGCCGCCGAGCACGGCCTCGCCTACCCGCCGGATCCGGGTTCCTGGGAGTCCTCGACGATCGGCGGCAACGTCTCCACGGACGCGGGCGGGATGTGCTGTGTGAAGTACGGCGTCACCGGCGAGTACGTGCTCGGCCTGGAGGTCGTGCTCGCCGACGGCGAGATCCTGCGCTGCGGCCGCCGGACGGTGAAGGGCGTCGCAGGATACGACCTGACCCGGCTGTTCGTCGGCGCGGAGGGCACGCTCGGCATCATCACCGAGATCACTGTTCGGCTCCGGCCCGCTGCCGAGGAGGCCCGGACCCTGGTCGCGCTGTACCCCACGGTGGCGGCCGCCTGCGGCGCCGTGGCGGCAGTGACCGCCGCCGGCCACGTCCCGAGCATGCTGGAGCTGCTCGACCGCGTGCACCTGGGGGCGATCGAGGCCTACCGGCCGATGGGCCTTCCCGGTACGGCCGCGGCAATGCTGCTGATCGCGACCGACACAGGCGACCGTGCCGGGGCCGAGTTGGCCGCGATCGCAGACTGCTGTCAAGCCGCCGGGGCGAGCGAACTGTATGTGGCCGAGGACGCGGAGCAGGCGCAGGCGCTGACTGCCGCCCGCCGGCTGGCCCATCCGGCAATGGAACGCCTTGCGACGCAGGCGTTTCCCAGCGGCCGAGGTGGCCTCGTGGTCGACGACGTCGCGGTGCCGAGAACGCGGATCGCCGAATTCGTCACGGGCGTCGAGGAGATCTCCGCACGACACGGCATCCTGGTCGCAGTGGTCGGGCACGCCGGAGACGGCAACCTGCACCCGGTCATCGTGGTGGACCGGGCGGATCCGTCCAGCATGGACCGTGGGCGGCGGGTGTTCGACGACATCATGCAGCTGGGCCTCGCGCTGGGCGGCACCTGCACCGGTGAGCACGGCGTCGGCATGCTCAAACGGGACTGGCTCGCCCGCGAACTCGGCCCCGTCGGAATGCGGGTGCACCGGGCGCTGAAGGCCGCGCTCGACCCGTCCGGGATCCTCAACCCCGGCAAGGTGATCGCGCCGGGCTGGCCGCAAGCTGGAAGGCGGCGGCCGTCGTCCCGGCTGCGAGCATCGAACAAAACGGATGTCGCGAGGACGGTGATCCCATGA
- a CDS encoding transposase, with protein sequence MISRRLPGCAMSANHDARLPIAALQMAAATRCGDVRGVIFAATAAANTARGSSAAPAVGVRGINEHADDGPRHPPPLGPGVPERGERMRQDRAALTAYLRFPIEHHKRIRNSNFIERAFGETRRRVKVIGRFPAETSAMCSRCSTGQPSAGAGSP encoded by the coding sequence TTGATCTCGCGCCGGCTGCCGGGCTGCGCGATGAGCGCCAACCACGACGCGCGCCTGCCCATCGCGGCGCTGCAGATGGCCGCGGCCACCCGCTGCGGCGACGTCCGTGGCGTGATCTTCGCAGCGACCGCGGCAGCGAATACTGCTCGCGGAAGTTCCGCCGCACCTGCTGTCGGCGTACGCGGGATCAACGAGCACGCGGACGACGGACCACGTCACCCGCCACCGCTGGGGCCGGGCGTTCCCGAACGCGGTGAACGCATGCGCCAGGACCGCGCGGCGCTGACCGCCTACCTGCGCTTCCCGATCGAGCACCACAAGCGCATCCGGAACTCCAACTTCATCGAGCGCGCCTTCGGCGAGACCCGCCGCCGCGTCAAGGTCATCGGCCGGTTCCCTGCCGAGACAAGCGCCATGTGTTCGCGGTGCTCGACCGGGCAGCCATCGGCCGGCGCGGGTTCACCATGA
- a CDS encoding NAD-dependent epimerase/dehydratase family protein, which yields MLVCVTGGTGFVGSHSVAAVLRFGARVRMLARDPAGADRALRPLGIDPAAVEVVTGDVTDAAAVARAVDGADAVLHAASVYSFDSRRRAEMRRTNVRGTQLVLSSAVRAGADPVVHVSTVGALYPAAQAAIRADSPLGMPHETYLASKSVAEGIARLHQEEGAPVVITYPPALLGPHDPHLGDQNSRLRNALRGLMPVWPRGGFPVGDVRDTAELHAALLAKPAGARERHFGPNRYLTTPEFVQTLREVTGRQLPAVFLPARAMLPLGALTGVLQRIWPWHIPAEHGAVYTCAHAVPVGPGASTYGIGPRPTADTMADTVRWLHGTGRISARQAGSAAAVPEASRA from the coding sequence ATGCTGGTCTGTGTGACGGGCGGCACCGGTTTCGTCGGCTCCCACTCGGTCGCGGCCGTCCTCCGTTTCGGCGCGCGGGTGCGGATGCTGGCCCGCGACCCCGCCGGTGCCGACCGGGCGCTGCGACCGCTGGGTATCGACCCGGCGGCCGTCGAGGTCGTGACCGGTGATGTCACCGACGCAGCCGCGGTGGCCAGGGCTGTCGACGGCGCGGACGCAGTGCTGCACGCGGCGTCCGTGTACTCCTTCGACAGCAGACGGCGCGCCGAGATGCGCAGAACCAACGTGCGCGGTACCCAGCTGGTGCTGAGTTCCGCCGTGCGTGCCGGGGCCGACCCCGTCGTCCACGTCTCCACCGTTGGCGCACTTTACCCCGCCGCCCAAGCGGCGATCCGGGCGGACTCCCCCCTCGGCATGCCGCACGAGACCTATCTGGCAAGCAAGTCCGTGGCCGAAGGCATCGCCCGCCTGCACCAAGAGGAGGGCGCGCCCGTGGTGATCACCTACCCGCCAGCACTGCTCGGGCCGCACGACCCCCACCTGGGCGACCAGAACTCCCGGCTGCGCAACGCGCTGCGCGGCCTGATGCCCGTCTGGCCACGCGGCGGCTTCCCGGTGGGCGATGTCCGGGACACCGCGGAACTGCATGCGGCACTGCTCGCCAAGCCGGCCGGGGCACGAGAACGGCACTTCGGGCCGAACCGGTATCTGACCACCCCGGAGTTTGTCCAGACTCTCCGTGAGGTGACCGGCCGTCAGCTCCCCGCGGTGTTCCTGCCGGCCCGCGCGATGCTTCCGCTCGGGGCCCTGACCGGCGTTCTGCAGCGGATCTGGCCCTGGCACATCCCTGCCGAACACGGCGCCGTGTACACCTGCGCGCACGCGGTCCCCGTCGGTCCTGGCGCCTCAACGTACGGCATCGGCCCGCGGCCCACCGCCGACACCATGGCCGACACGGTCCGCTGGCTGCATGGCACGGGCCGGATATCGGCCCGCCAGGCCGGCTCGGCAGCAGCCGTGCCCGAGGCTTCCCGGGCATAA
- a CDS encoding PLP-dependent aminotransferase family protein: protein MVELSRADLHVSVSDPAATSMNFLNEVASRFPNAISLAAGRPYDGFYSTEDVQRYLEAYLNHLRADGLSEAQVRGLLFQYGRTNGQLHTLIARMLEIDEGIVVAPESVIVTAGCQEAMVIALRALCTSPEDVVLAVEPCYVGLNGAARILGVEVVPVPESPAGLAPETVAEVVRAVRAAGKRPRALYLVPNFSNPSGVSLPVATRRQLLDIAGEQDLLLLEDDPYGLFGLDDEPRPTLKSLDTDGRVIYLGSFSKSCFPGARVGFLVADQTVVGENGRRTLLADEMSAVKSMLTVNTSAISQAVIGGVLVESGCGLRAANRDKIAFYRSNLRTMLAALEKHFPQSERGEGAVRWNVPRGGFFAVVDLPLRADEILLELSAEQYGVLWTPMRFFYVDGGDHSVRLSCSYLMPEQIAEGVQRLSRLVAENA from the coding sequence ATGGTTGAGCTGTCCCGTGCCGACCTGCACGTCTCGGTGTCCGACCCGGCCGCGACCTCGATGAACTTCCTCAACGAGGTCGCGAGCCGGTTCCCGAACGCGATCTCGCTGGCTGCGGGCCGTCCCTACGACGGGTTCTATTCGACCGAAGACGTGCAGCGTTACCTTGAGGCCTATCTGAACCATCTCCGCGCCGACGGACTCTCCGAGGCGCAGGTGCGCGGTCTGCTGTTCCAGTACGGGCGAACCAACGGCCAACTCCACACCCTGATCGCCAGGATGCTCGAGATCGACGAGGGCATCGTGGTGGCGCCGGAATCGGTGATAGTCACAGCGGGCTGCCAGGAGGCCATGGTCATCGCGCTGCGGGCGCTGTGTACGAGCCCCGAGGACGTTGTCCTCGCAGTCGAGCCCTGTTACGTCGGGCTGAACGGTGCGGCTCGGATCCTCGGCGTCGAGGTGGTGCCCGTGCCGGAGTCTCCAGCCGGGCTCGCGCCGGAGACCGTGGCCGAGGTAGTGCGTGCGGTCCGCGCCGCCGGCAAACGCCCCCGCGCGCTCTACCTCGTGCCGAACTTCTCCAACCCCTCGGGCGTCTCGCTGCCCGTGGCGACCCGCCGCCAGCTGCTCGACATCGCCGGCGAGCAGGACCTGCTGCTGCTCGAAGACGACCCGTACGGCCTGTTCGGACTCGATGACGAGCCGCGTCCGACCCTGAAGTCGTTGGACACCGACGGACGCGTGATCTATCTGGGATCGTTCTCGAAGTCCTGCTTCCCCGGCGCCCGCGTGGGCTTCCTCGTCGCCGACCAGACCGTGGTCGGCGAGAACGGCCGGCGCACCCTGCTCGCCGACGAGATGTCGGCGGTCAAGAGCATGCTGACCGTGAACACCTCCGCGATCTCGCAGGCCGTCATCGGCGGCGTCCTGGTCGAGTCAGGCTGCGGCCTGCGCGCCGCCAACCGGGACAAGATCGCGTTCTACCGGAGCAACCTGCGCACCATGCTCGCCGCGCTGGAGAAGCACTTCCCGCAATCCGAGCGCGGCGAAGGCGCGGTGCGGTGGAACGTGCCGAGAGGCGGATTCTTCGCGGTCGTCGACCTGCCGCTCCGGGCCGACGAGATACTTCTCGAACTCTCCGCGGAGCAGTACGGCGTTCTGTGGACGCCGATGAGGTTCTTCTACGTCGACGGCGGCGACCACTCGGTCCGGCTGTCCTGTAGCTACCTGATGCCGGAACAGATCGCGGAGGGCGTGCAACGGCTTTCCCGGCTTGTCGCAGAGAATGCATGA
- a CDS encoding MbtH family protein, protein MSNPFEDPDALYLVLVNSEGQYSLWPAGIAVPAGWVTAHDVDSRSNCLEYVEAQWTDMRPNSLVQAERS, encoded by the coding sequence GTGTCTAATCCATTTGAGGACCCTGACGCCCTGTACCTGGTCCTGGTGAATTCCGAAGGGCAGTACAGCCTGTGGCCCGCCGGCATCGCCGTTCCGGCCGGCTGGGTCACTGCGCACGACGTGGATTCGCGCTCGAATTGCCTCGAGTATGTCGAAGCGCAGTGGACTGACATGCGCCCCAACAGCCTTGTCCAAGCCGAACGGTCATGA